From a single Canis lupus baileyi chromosome 14, mCanLup2.hap1, whole genome shotgun sequence genomic region:
- the LOC140604170 gene encoding sulfotransferase 1B1 yields the protein MISPKDFLRKNLKMIHGYPIIYTFANNWENIEQFHSRPDDIIIATYPKSGTTWVSEIVDMVLNNGDVEKCKRDFITVKVPMLEMAVPGLRTSGIEQLEKNPSPRLVKTHLPIALLPKSFWENNCKMIYLARNAKDVAVSYYHFDLMNNLEPAPGPWEEYLERFMTGNVAYGSWFNHVKSWWKKKEEHPILFLYYEDMKENPKREVQKIARFLEKNLNDEVLDKIIHHTSFEMMKDNPLVNYTHLPSTVMDHSKSSFMRKGIAGDWKNYFTVAQNEKFDVIYKKEMSGTTLQFRTEI from the exons ATGATTTCGCCAAAAGATTTTCTGAGAAAAAATTTGAAGATGATTCACGGCTATCCCATAATCTATACTTTTGCAAACAACTGGGAAAATATTGAACAATTCCACAGCAGACCAGATGATATCATAATAGCCACTTACCCCAAATCAG GTACCACCTGGGTTAGTGAAATTGTAGACATGGTTCTGAATAATGGAGATGTTGAAAAATGTAAGCGGGATTTTATAACAGTTAAAGTTCCAATGTTGGAAATGGCTGTCCCTGGACTAAGAACTTCAG GAATAGAACAGTTAGAGAAGAATCCATCACCACGGCTTGTGAAGACACATCTACCAATTGCTCTTCTTCCTAAGTCTTTCTGGGAGAACAACTGCAAG atgATTTATTTGGCTCGAAATGCCAAGGATGTTGCAGTCTCATATTATCATTTTGACTTAATGAATAATTTGGAACCTGCCCCTGGTCCCTGGGAGGAGTATTTGGAGAGATTCATGACTGGAAATG TGGCCTATGGTTCCTGGTTTAATCATGTTAAGAGCTggtggaagaaaaaggaagaacatcCAATACTTTTCTTGTACTATGAAGATATGAAAGAG AATCCAAAGCGGGAAGTCCAGAAGATTGCTAGATTTCTAGAGAAGAATTTGAATGATGAAGTCTTGGATAAGATAATTCATCACACCTCATTTGAAATGATGAAGGACAATCCTCTGGTGAATTATACACATCTACCAAGTACAGTGATGGATCATAGCAAATCATCTTTTATGCGTAAAG ggattgCAGGTGACTGGAAGAATTACTTCACAGTGGCCCAAAATGAGAAATTTGATGTCATTTACAAGAAGGAAATGTCTGGAACCACCCTTCAGTTTCGCACAGAGATTTAA